The Haloplasma contractile SSD-17B genome has a segment encoding these proteins:
- a CDS encoding 3-hydroxybutyryl-CoA dehydrogenase, with product MKVLVIGSGTMGTGIAQVLLQGNNQVVLYDINQDALTKGMERISKSLSKLISKNKINEEQKASYLQSLSITTRVEECRDVALVIEAATEHMPIKKEIFKMLDGVIQNTAILATNTSSLSITEIAAVTSRPDKVIGVHFFNPAPVMKLVELIKGLATSDETFTIVNEFITSINKKPILVEEAPGFVVNRLLIPMINEAIGIYAEGIASAENIDQAMKLGANHPLGPLELADLIGNDVNLAIMETLHKEFGDPKYRPHPYLKKMVRAGKFGKKSGEGFYIY from the coding sequence GTGAAAGTTTTAGTTATTGGTTCAGGAACCATGGGAACAGGAATTGCACAAGTATTGCTACAAGGAAATAACCAAGTCGTACTTTATGATATTAATCAAGATGCATTGACAAAAGGGATGGAGCGCATTTCAAAATCCTTATCAAAACTCATATCAAAGAATAAGATTAATGAAGAACAAAAAGCTTCTTACTTACAAAGTCTAAGTATAACTACTCGTGTAGAAGAATGTCGTGATGTTGCCCTAGTAATTGAGGCTGCTACTGAACACATGCCTATTAAAAAAGAAATATTTAAGATGCTCGATGGTGTTATTCAGAATACAGCAATTTTAGCTACCAATACATCATCACTATCCATAACGGAAATTGCTGCAGTAACCTCACGACCTGACAAGGTAATTGGTGTTCATTTCTTCAATCCTGCACCGGTTATGAAGTTAGTTGAACTTATAAAAGGTTTAGCAACTAGCGATGAAACGTTTACTATAGTTAATGAATTCATCACATCGATCAATAAAAAACCAATTCTTGTTGAAGAAGCTCCAGGATTTGTAGTTAATCGATTATTGATTCCTATGATTAACGAAGCAATTGGAATTTACGCTGAAGGAATAGCATCAGCTGAAAATATTGACCAGGCTATGAAATTAGGAGCTAATCATCCATTAGGGCCTCTAGAATTAGCCGATTTAATCGGGAATGATGTTAACTTAGCTATTATGGAGACATTGCATAAAGAATTTGGTGATCCTAAGTATCGTCCGCATCCTTATTTAAAAAAAATGGTTCGAGCTGGTAAATTTGGAAAAAAATCAGGAGAAGGCTTCTATATATATTAA
- a CDS encoding enoyl-CoA hydratase-related protein, translating to MEYKNLVFEITDQIATITFNREEAYNALNRALLRELDDAVSEIEKMNSVSVIIFKGKGNAFVAGADISEMANMCSTEAKAYGEYGARIFRRIEMMDQVTIASINGFCLGGGNELAMACDLRLASSCAKFGQPEVTLGITPGFSGTKRLPRLVGLTKAKELLYTGGIITANEAYEIGLVNYVIAPERLEEETMKLTIKILNNSKNAIQYVKRSVDEGVEIPIEEALVVENNYFSKCFDHEDQKDRMNAFLNKNKK from the coding sequence ATGGAATATAAGAATTTAGTATTCGAAATTACGGATCAAATAGCTACTATTACTTTTAATAGAGAGGAAGCGTATAATGCATTAAACAGAGCTTTATTACGTGAACTTGATGATGCTGTTTCAGAGATTGAAAAGATGAACTCTGTATCGGTTATTATTTTTAAAGGAAAGGGAAATGCATTTGTAGCAGGAGCAGACATTTCAGAAATGGCAAACATGTGTTCGACTGAAGCAAAAGCGTACGGTGAATACGGAGCTCGTATTTTTAGAAGAATTGAAATGATGGATCAAGTTACAATTGCCTCTATTAATGGGTTTTGCTTAGGTGGTGGAAACGAACTTGCTATGGCTTGTGACTTAAGGCTTGCATCGAGTTGTGCCAAGTTTGGTCAACCAGAAGTTACATTAGGTATTACACCAGGTTTTTCAGGAACAAAACGGTTACCTAGATTAGTAGGATTAACCAAGGCAAAAGAGTTACTGTATACAGGTGGTATTATAACAGCTAATGAGGCTTATGAGATTGGTCTTGTCAATTATGTAATTGCACCAGAACGATTAGAGGAAGAAACAATGAAACTGACAATCAAAATCTTAAATAACTCTAAGAATGCAATCCAGTATGTTAAACGATCAGTTGATGAGGGAGTAGAGATCCCAATCGAGGAAGCGCTTGTTGTTGAGAACAATTATTTCTCTAAATGCTTCGATCATGAAGATCAAAAAGATAGAATGAATGCATTTTTAAATAAAAATAAAAAATAA
- the kamE gene encoding lysine 5,6-aminomutase subunit beta → MSGYSLKNKCYDQNLHLTKLKPYGDTMNDGKIQVSFTLPVKSDEKGEEAAKELAKKMGLIDPSVVHNEALDEIFSFYVVYGSLVHFVDYTSIHVKTVNSNKLSMKEIEAYIREEIGREIVVIGASTGTDAHTVGIDAIMNMKGYAGHYGLERYKGIEALNMGSQVENEAFIKKAIDLNADVLLVSQTVTQRDVHIENLTNLIELLEAEGIRDRLVLIAGGPRISHELAKELGYDAGFGAKKFADDVASFFIEEIVRRDLMNKKPLGE, encoded by the coding sequence ATGAGTGGCTATTCGCTAAAAAACAAATGTTACGATCAAAACTTACATTTAACTAAACTGAAACCTTACGGGGATACGATGAATGATGGAAAAATACAGGTTAGTTTTACGTTACCGGTTAAGAGTGATGAAAAAGGAGAAGAGGCAGCAAAGGAACTAGCGAAAAAAATGGGCCTTATCGATCCAAGTGTTGTCCACAACGAGGCATTAGACGAAATCTTTTCCTTCTATGTTGTATACGGAAGTCTCGTTCACTTTGTTGACTATACAAGTATTCATGTGAAAACAGTCAATTCAAATAAATTAAGTATGAAAGAAATAGAAGCGTATATAAGAGAAGAAATAGGACGCGAAATAGTAGTGATTGGAGCATCGACAGGAACAGATGCTCATACCGTTGGGATCGATGCGATCATGAATATGAAAGGGTATGCTGGTCATTATGGATTGGAGCGTTATAAGGGAATTGAAGCATTGAATATGGGAAGTCAGGTGGAAAATGAAGCATTCATTAAAAAGGCCATTGACCTAAATGCAGACGTTTTATTGGTTTCACAAACTGTAACCCAGAGGGATGTACACATTGAAAATCTCACTAATCTTATTGAACTATTAGAGGCGGAAGGGATACGAGATCGACTTGTTTTAATCGCCGGAGGACCAAGGATTTCTCATGAACTGGCAAAGGAACTTGGCTATGATGCAGGGTTTGGTGCAAAGAAATTTGCAGATGATGTTGCCTCATTTTTTATAGAAGAAATTGTAAGAAGAGATTTAATGAATAAAAAACCGTTAGGTGAATAA
- the kamD gene encoding lysine 5,6-aminomutase subunit alpha has protein sequence MSKLNLNINLVDEARNHAKEIAKDTQTYIDQHTTVTVERTVCRLLGIDGVDEFSVPLPNVVVEEVKNKGNLGKGISYYLGNAMIETGLSPQEIAIKVANKEVDLATLPKHDVFEIRAKLQPIVKDYLAKIKSNREKREAIQAEHGVKSGPELYVIVATGNIYEDVTQAVAAAKQGADIIAVIRSTGQSLLDYVPYGPTTEGFGGTFATQENFRIMRKALDDIGDELGRYIKLVNYASGLCMPEISAMGALERLDVMLNDSLYGILFRDINMKRTFIDQYFSRVINSYAGIIINTGEDNYLTTADAIEEAHTVLASQFINEQFALLAHLPAELQGLGHAFEINPDQENGFLLEIAQAQMAREIFPNAPLKYMPPTKFMTGNIFKGHVQDALFNMATIMTNQKIHLLGMMTEAIHTPFMSDRALAIENANYIFNTMKNISDEIEFKSDGIIKKRADEVLMNAEDLLNRIKQIGIFETIEKGMFAGIKRPQDGGKGLKDVYVKEDMYFNLVQELMIEELKGGE, from the coding sequence ATGAGTAAGCTGAATCTTAATATTAACTTAGTAGATGAAGCAAGAAACCATGCAAAAGAAATTGCAAAAGATACTCAAACATATATTGATCAGCATACAACCGTTACAGTAGAAAGAACTGTATGCCGGTTACTAGGAATTGATGGTGTAGATGAATTCTCTGTTCCACTTCCAAATGTTGTTGTTGAAGAGGTTAAAAATAAGGGGAATTTAGGCAAGGGTATTTCTTATTACCTTGGAAATGCAATGATTGAAACTGGATTATCACCACAAGAAATTGCAATCAAGGTAGCGAATAAGGAGGTTGATTTAGCTACTCTGCCTAAACATGATGTATTCGAAATACGTGCAAAACTGCAACCAATTGTAAAAGACTACTTAGCCAAAATTAAGTCAAATAGAGAAAAAAGAGAAGCGATCCAAGCTGAACATGGTGTAAAATCAGGGCCTGAATTATACGTAATAGTAGCAACGGGTAATATTTATGAGGACGTAACTCAGGCAGTTGCAGCAGCAAAACAAGGGGCAGATATTATCGCAGTAATTCGGTCTACAGGTCAATCATTACTTGATTATGTTCCTTATGGTCCTACCACTGAAGGGTTTGGAGGAACATTTGCAACGCAAGAAAACTTCAGAATTATGCGTAAAGCACTCGATGACATTGGAGATGAGCTAGGACGCTATATAAAACTTGTTAATTATGCTTCAGGTCTTTGCATGCCTGAAATATCTGCAATGGGAGCCCTTGAGCGCTTAGATGTCATGCTTAATGATTCACTATATGGTATTTTATTTAGAGATATTAATATGAAACGGACATTTATCGATCAATATTTTTCACGAGTTATAAACTCCTATGCAGGAATCATCATTAATACAGGGGAAGACAATTATTTAACGACTGCAGATGCTATAGAAGAAGCACATACCGTTCTTGCTTCACAGTTTATCAATGAACAATTTGCCTTATTAGCGCATTTACCTGCAGAACTACAAGGGTTAGGTCATGCATTTGAAATCAATCCTGATCAGGAAAATGGATTTTTGCTCGAGATTGCACAGGCTCAAATGGCAAGAGAAATTTTCCCGAATGCACCACTTAAATATATGCCACCGACTAAGTTTATGACAGGGAATATTTTTAAAGGTCATGTTCAGGATGCATTATTTAATATGGCAACCATTATGACAAACCAAAAGATCCATTTACTCGGTATGATGACAGAAGCCATTCATACACCGTTTATGTCTGACCGAGCACTAGCGATCGAAAATGCAAATTACATTTTTAATACGATGAAAAATATTAGTGACGAAATTGAGTTTAAGTCAGATGGGATCATAAAAAAACGGGCAGATGAGGTTTTAATGAATGCAGAGGACTTATTAAATAGGATTAAACAAATTGGGATATTTGAAACCATTGAGAAAGGAATGTTTGCAGGAATTAAACGACCACAAGATGGTGGAAAAGGATTAAAGGATGTTTATGTGAAGGAAGACATGTATTTTAATTTAGTACAGGAATTAATGATTGAAGAACTGAAGGGGGGAGAGTAA
- the kamC gene encoding lysine 5,6-aminomutase reactivase ATPase KamC — MEKTVQDKLKSTVGFKYVMSQLSIKSPYGIKHYRKVKPYSRDEDAKLSQELNRIQLFISLIRERKEDIKKVESLLIKFKDIEMTVINCQNGKTLDLVELYELKMQAIYMQEFYELINPLISFYEIRLNKTNTIIETLSNKPTEITYDFYLYERYSERLKMIREKKQAIEHHYYRISDPLEQERIKKLRSEYVRLEDEEELKVRRELTKQLSSTIKVIYANIKKVGHIDFLIAKARLATKYDSVRPVITDGEFILEDIVNPHIQDSVEENGGNYTKNSITLYEGTTVITGANMSGKSSILKTVALNAILAQLGFFVFAKVARIPLVDTILYVGSETESYNHGLSSFGFEIMTLNETIEVMKSKRCIVCIDEFARSTNPHEGQKFVKAYATYSNTFPSFTLFATHYDGIVDLDMNHYQIAGLKDELINSSSNTKTTLNTIHNYMDYSLKRVNDQREVPKEAYKVSLLLNIDEDFKGYLDKYYGE, encoded by the coding sequence ATGGAAAAAACAGTACAAGACAAATTAAAATCAACTGTTGGTTTTAAATATGTTATGAGTCAGCTTTCTATTAAGTCACCTTATGGAATAAAGCATTATCGCAAAGTAAAACCGTATAGTAGAGATGAAGATGCTAAACTGTCACAGGAATTGAATCGTATTCAATTATTTATCTCATTAATCCGTGAACGTAAGGAAGATATAAAGAAGGTAGAGTCATTATTAATTAAATTTAAAGACATTGAGATGACGGTTATAAACTGTCAAAATGGTAAAACTCTTGATTTAGTTGAACTGTATGAACTTAAAATGCAGGCAATATACATGCAAGAATTCTATGAGTTAATTAATCCACTTATTTCTTTTTATGAAATCAGACTAAATAAAACAAATACAATCATAGAGACTCTATCAAATAAGCCTACTGAGATCACCTATGATTTTTATTTATATGAACGCTACTCAGAGCGCTTAAAAATGATTAGAGAAAAAAAGCAGGCAATTGAACATCATTATTATCGGATCAGTGATCCTCTAGAACAAGAGCGTATAAAAAAATTGCGTTCAGAATATGTGCGCTTAGAAGATGAAGAAGAACTAAAGGTCAGAAGGGAATTAACCAAGCAGTTAAGTTCAACGATCAAAGTAATATACGCTAACATTAAGAAAGTAGGACATATTGATTTTTTGATTGCCAAGGCCCGTCTTGCAACTAAATACGATAGTGTAAGACCTGTTATTACTGATGGAGAATTCATTTTAGAAGATATAGTTAATCCCCATATTCAGGATAGCGTCGAAGAAAATGGTGGAAATTATACCAAAAATTCAATTACTTTATATGAAGGGACTACAGTCATAACAGGTGCTAATATGAGTGGTAAGTCTTCTATCCTTAAAACCGTTGCTCTAAATGCGATACTTGCACAACTTGGTTTCTTTGTATTTGCTAAAGTAGCGCGAATTCCGCTTGTTGATACAATTCTCTATGTAGGAAGTGAGACTGAGTCCTATAACCATGGATTGAGTTCATTTGGATTCGAGATTATGACATTGAACGAGACGATTGAAGTGATGAAATCAAAGCGTTGTATCGTATGTATTGATGAGTTTGCACGCTCAACCAATCCTCACGAAGGACAAAAGTTTGTTAAAGCATATGCCACGTATTCAAATACATTTCCTTCGTTTACGCTGTTTGCTACTCATTACGATGGTATTGTAGACCTTGATATGAATCATTATCAAATAGCGGGATTAAAAGATGAGTTAATAAACAGTTCGTCAAATACTAAAACCACATTAAATACAATTCATAACTACATGGATTATAGTTTGAAAAGAGTGAACGATCAAAGGGAAGTACCTAAAGAGGCATATAAGGTATCGTTACTTTTAAATATTGATGAAGACTTTAAAGGATATTTAGATAAATATTACGGGGAGTGA
- the kamB gene encoding lysine 5,6-aminomutase reactivase subunit KamB, with amino-acid sequence MIELINNYETLSIIGTAKNVGKTTTLNYLLKRLYKKKRIGLTSIGRDGESVDVVTHTKKPKIYVEAGTVVATAKQCLLKSDFTKQILETTSIFTPLGEIIIARALSEGFVDLAGPSMNSQTRVIIERMKKYKVDLVLIDGAISRKSMADQYISDATILCTGASYSSNINKVINDTAYFVNMLTLPKLKVDHLKIEEIIRTLIEETTVSIISCDGSVKKLPITTSLNKALYITSELDVDSRYLIIRGALSKQLLESLVAKRDCFKQLTIVIKNGTKCFFDTETYNRLIKSNIDLRVINPTNLIAITYNPTSPYHYQFNEKLFRNELQEVINIPVYNVIREASD; translated from the coding sequence ATGATTGAATTAATTAATAACTATGAGACCCTATCAATTATAGGAACGGCTAAGAACGTCGGAAAGACAACAACGTTAAATTATCTTTTAAAACGTCTTTATAAAAAAAAGAGGATTGGGCTAACATCAATCGGGCGTGATGGCGAATCAGTTGATGTCGTAACGCATACGAAGAAACCGAAAATTTATGTAGAAGCAGGAACCGTTGTTGCTACAGCAAAACAATGTCTACTCAAATCGGACTTTACAAAACAGATTCTTGAAACAACGTCTATCTTTACCCCATTAGGAGAGATTATTATTGCTAGGGCCTTGAGTGAGGGTTTTGTAGATTTAGCGGGACCCTCAATGAACTCACAAACTAGAGTAATTATAGAACGAATGAAAAAATATAAGGTAGATCTTGTGCTAATAGATGGTGCGATTAGTAGAAAGTCTATGGCAGATCAATACATTAGCGATGCGACTATTTTGTGTACAGGAGCCTCCTATTCAAGTAATATAAACAAGGTCATAAATGATACCGCCTATTTCGTTAACATGCTAACGTTACCTAAGTTAAAGGTTGATCATTTAAAGATTGAAGAAATTATTCGTACTTTAATAGAGGAAACAACTGTTAGTATCATTTCCTGTGATGGGTCAGTTAAAAAATTACCAATCACGACCTCTTTGAATAAAGCACTTTATATAACCAGTGAATTAGATGTTGACTCACGTTACTTAATTATAAGGGGTGCACTTTCTAAACAGTTGTTAGAGAGTTTAGTAGCTAAGCGGGATTGTTTTAAACAATTGACGATTGTGATCAAGAATGGGACGAAATGTTTTTTTGATACTGAGACGTATAATCGCTTAATCAAATCGAATATAGATCTTAGGGTAATTAACCCTACAAATCTAATTGCAATAACATATAATCCTACGTCACCTTATCACTATCAATTTAATGAGAAATTATTTAGAAATGAATTACAAGAGGTAATAAATATTCCAGTTTATAATGTTATAAGGGAAGCGAGCGATTGA